In the genome of Plasmodium gaboni strain SY75 chromosome 2, whole genome shotgun sequence, the window TTTGTGAGAATACATTCCATTTATTTAAAGATGCAGATGATTTATCAGTATCATTAAAGACATTTGTATAATTTTCACTTATAAAGTATGGAATTAATTCATAATCAACAAAAAATAGATCCATAATTTCtcttatatttaattttgatgattcattaaaatttaataattttaatgtAATTTCAAATGGGTTTGCTAATgattgtatatttttattagaattatttaattctttttttaaatctaGAAATTGTATTCTTGTATATgtttttgataataattgtaAGGTATTCAACATTTGTCTTATATCACCACATGTACTTTCCCATAATAATTCTAAAGCATTTGGTTCCATCATAATTCCTTcttttttacatatttcTAACAATCTTTTAACTACACTATTTTTTTGAGGCATACTAAATTTTAAATCATAACATTTATTTGCTAATGTTctcattttattattttgtctatcattacatatacatattattggacattttgttttttcaATCAATTTTAATATGGCCGTACTCCCACCTTTATCACCACTAGACATACCATCTACTTCATCCATAATAATACATGTTTTTGTTAATTTACGATTATTTAATGACATTATTGAATATCCACCTGTAGCCATTTCACTAATTTTTTCAACGGCAGCTTTATTTCTTTCATCAGATGCATTAAATTCGATAACATTATAACCTGATGCTTCTGAAACAATTTTGGCTGTTGTGGTTTTTCCTATTCCTGCAGGACCACTTAATAAAGCACATCTTGCATTAACATTTTCGAAAATTCCTCTAAATGTTTTTTGCGCTTGTTTCTTTATTCCTTTAATACATACATCTTCCCAACTAGCTAGCCAATTTTGtaattttattacattttgATTATTACCTACTAATTCGTTAATATTTTTAGGTCTATATTTTTCTACCCACAATTGATTAGGAATTTCTTTTTCTGCATTATGTGTATCTTTCttttgattattatatgtatctTTCTTCTCgatattatatgtatttttgCTTTCTGTTTTAATTGTATCAGATACGTgtatattatcatttgaTTGTGTTTGATCAGTTTGTGGTAATAATTTCAAAAgttcttcttcatttaatattttaatattagATTTCTGTTGTTGTTGTAATTCAAAAGCTTTCGTATATTTTCTACCTTCGTTAAATAATCTTCCATCTTCTAGATATTCTCCATGGACTAGATAATTGGTTTTAGTTGACACAGCTGACATTACACTACCTCCATgttctttaatttttgatTGTAATTCATCTCTTGTAAAATTTTTGAATACTCCTGTAATTACAAATTTTTGATTATGAAAAGGTAAATAATCAAATTTTTGTAAatcttcattattattattatgttcagttttttgtttttttccAGGAGAGATAAGAACActttttttacttttaatTGTATCACTTTCGCTACTAATTTCATATTGTTCTCTTTCTCTTTTGATATTTGATTTGTTGATTTCATTTTTAGGACTTACGTTGTTACTTTTTGCGTCTTCTTTTGTTACcttattatcattttgtaatatattaaaatagTCATTAAGATTATTCACAACACGTTTCTCATCTTCTTTACCATTGGATTTCTTCACGGTGTTATTATCCTCAAGTTTTTTTGAAGAGGGTTTAAAAAAGGATGTTATATCATAAAATTTGTTTGAGGTTTTTGATGACTTATTTTCTAATGATTTCCTATTActacttttattattattactataattgttattattattattattattattattatcatcaatATATATGGCGTCACTTTTTTTCTGCGATTTGGATTTCtccattttattattacttataaaatcatcatcatcatcgTCATGAAATAAGGAACTAGATAATTTTTTGAGCctcttttttttcctaCCACCATCGCTTTCGTCATCActgaataattttttccCTGTCGAACTCATTTATGaagtaaaatataaattcacaaggataaagaaaaattaattcaaaatgataatatgtgtatattctttatatgtgtatacCTTTTGGTATTTATATGGAGAAACAcagatatataatatattttggatgaaaaataaaataaataaataaataaataaatacataaatacatatatgttttattatatatatatatataatatttttgtaatttattttataatttttttatttttgtatagTAGTATTTAGATAAGCCAAAATGATAAGGTGTgtatgtaatattattttaaaaggagaaaaaatgatttaaaaaaaaaaaaaaaaaaaaaaatagttTAAACAAAATAGTTCAGGTAACACATAAATGAATTTAAAACTTTAGGAATAAAgcaatatattttttgtgaatataaatttttgttttaaaagaaaagaaaaatataataaataatatatatatatatatatatatatcaaataaagAAGCATATAcatgataaaaaaaaggtatTGTTAAAATATgcataatatttttatttatcttttaaaaattgcaataatataataatatatatataacaataattGTTTGTATAAATTATGAACGTTAGCATATTTTAAGGAGcttaatatatttatataatattttataagtGATTCCTATTCCTTTtgttataattaataaggaatatttaaatatttatatttttaatgtaatatttgacaatatgtaaaaatttttttttttttttttttttcttgtcatttaaaaaaatgattaaaagaaattatattaaaaagtattttttctttttaaaaaaaaaaaaaaagaaatatttcctatatatatatatatatatatatatattgtaatttttatatatttataataaaagtgtatatattatatatatatatattatatgtgtaaATTTATATGCTACATATGATtaacataatatttataaaatattatattccTTCTTGTAATTATATGCGAATGctatatttctttattatgcttgtctattatatttattttacatataaatgtgtagataaattataatattgttatatatatatatattatatatatatatatatatatatacaatacgatgaacattttttatacttcttttttttttttttttttttttttcttcttttttatatttattaaattatattttgtcttttatatgtatgaataaaaagataatgtgctcatatatatatacatatatatatatatatatgaaaagaaaattatgatggtcaaataatataagttatatttaatatatatatatatatatatatatatataatatatatgtatttaatatatgtttaaattagtatatcaaatatatttccatttatatattattttatgtacAAAATTTTTACGGTAAGACAAATGTAATATgaagtaaaaaaaaaaaaaagtaaaataatataaaaatagggtaaaaacaaaacaaacAAGTATGAAATTTAacaattaataaataaaactaacaaataaatgtgtaatatatatatatatatatatatatatatgtataatacATGTGttacattttaatttttagaatatcttaaaataatttatgatatattttatatttttatttaccttttattatgttattttGTAAGATTTTGTTCCATTTCTTTTCCATTTTATTGATAAGGTTATACCATGATTCTCCTAAGATATCAATGAATTGAATAAAATCATTACGTGGACATTCATCTTTATCAAATAATTCATAGAATTTTTTCATGGAAATATAATCTTTGTTATGAAGTGTACATATAAGATCATTATATGCTTTATTCcataatttaaataaaattttatttggAATGTTATGAAAAGAACATAATGATTCAAAACGTGCCCATACATTATctatcatattataatattttttcctagaattattagaataattataccatataatatacatatcTTTTTTACTAACATATTCATCTAATTTATCAAgtttatcatttatttcttcatcaGATAATTTATCGTActcttcttcatttattttgttcaaTTCATCTTTATTTCCAAAATTATTAATGAAACTATTTTTAAGTTCATCGATTGTCCTATTTTCAACATTATTTACATTAGTACTGTTGtcatttaaattattattattcatcatattattattgaaGATATTCATTACTTCTTCATCTTCTATTGAATAATCATTTAAATCACTGCTCAAAGGTCTAGAGCTAATATTTGAGATATGATGATGTCGTAAATGTTCAGACATTTGTCTTGAATTTTTTTGGTTATGCTTATAGGAAGAATATGCGTCTATCTGCTTATTCAACTTGGAATTAATctaaaatgaaaaaaaagaaatatatatatatatatatatgtagatattttattattatgcatactatattaaattgcatcatattatattttatatcatgTAATGTTCTTGTCATTTTCTCTTATTAATAAACACCAAAAACAATATTACCTGTATGAggatattatataaagcAAAAAGTACAAGAGGAAAgaaaattttgaaaaaagtggaaaaaatgaaaccacttttttttttatattttaattcgtccttttttattaaacaattataattatttcttgatatcattttataaatcTAAAGGTATctaaataaataattaaatagAGGATAagttttataaaaatattactttaggtatattattcaaaaagaaaaaaaaaaaaaaaaaaatgtaacccaaaatttaaataataagttaaaaaaaaaatataaataattaaaatgaGGGGTTCattaaagaaatattaaaacaaatagataaataaatataatatataaaaaaaaatatatacatatatgttatatatttatatatatatttttttgtttctacattttattttatttcattttatttatttcatgTTGGAATAATTTTGgttgttttatatattatactcttaatttataatatatgttacaacatttataaaaaatttgaaaaatgaaaaaatgaaaaataaacaataattaaaaaatgacgttaaataatacaaataattattaaatgagaaatattataataaatatacaatatatatatatatatatatataggaaTATTTTATAGAACAGCTCTCAAATActtaataaaatatttataaatattaaaaaacatgtaataattattatatacatatatatatatatttgtgaatgagaaaaaaatcaaataaaaaagtttttataatttcttgaatgaaaatatgttatttatttatctatattttttatataaaaatatttttaatatatattatatatatatatatatattttttttttcttaataattatatgaaaatacAAGTTGTAAAAACATgcatatttatataattattaaatttaaaattttgGGGTAGTACTCTAGTCGATTTGtttgtaatataaatatataatatatatatataggtaaatataaaaataattttaattttattattgtatttataatatctCATTAAAAAAACACTAAAATAATAGAACCAAgacatataattatttatatatatataatattgttatgataatttttttaaaatatttctattttctatgtataattattattttttctttttaagTTACTTTAATAGAATATTATTCAGggtttatatattaaaaaaaaaaaaattatatacattatatatatatatatatattcataagagtgttaaaatatatatagaacAAAATGAAGTGTACGTTCAAATTAATTTTGTTCTTGTTTTTTatagaataatataatagttattatcattttaataatacaaccaataaattattattatataataatatttaaatatatatatttattaatatttataataatgtttttttcaacttaaatatgatttaataaaaattgtcagaaaattttaatcctatttttataataaatattttaaaaatgatatacatataaataattttttaaatatttttatatatttatatttataatttttggtgttatatgtatgtggaataaaattatatattactacatatattttattcttgatccaatttttttttttttttttttttagtgcgtataatattaatacacaaagattattaaaagtaaaaaaaacgaaaaaataataaataaatttaaatatataatttataatatactGACAAAGGAGATATTAACATGGTTATATGCAagtatattttaaaatatatataagtacactaaataaaatatataataatgtataatggattgtattattttttttctttattgTGATGTGTTATATATGATAAGAAGTTGTAAgtaaatatttctttaaaataataatatgaataaataaatatagacatatatatatatatatatatatatgtatgtatatttatttatttatccTTGGGGGGAAATTATAAGAAATGATTGTAATCCATTTATATCTCATGACACTAATTATTTCATTCCATATTTTTCTCgtcatattaataaaattgatatatatagCTGGATCACATATTTCTgtattgaatatatttaaaaagtCATTACAAATGTTATTGTCTTCTTCTCTAAATTCAGAAATAAGTTCAGGATATAATTTCCACCATACTTTATTAAAAGCAATATCTGAATAGTTATTTTTATCTGATTCTTCTTTTACATATGACCAAAGTTCATTCATCACATCTacatattttcttatataattataacGAACGTTTGTCCATATGAAAAAGAGTTCATCCTTAGTAATATTCTCATGTATATTTTGAATCATTATATCAATTTTTTCATCTGTTAGGTTTTGAATATATTcaattttttcatcatcaatattctttaaaaataatctgactgtatatttcttttttttgtcatttatattattactctttttattatatttcttgTACTTGTTTTGTGTGTTCCCAACTATGTCGTAgtcattttttttgttttctttggcgtcattattttttatactaTTAATAGGTCTATTCCTATTTTGAGAATctattttcttttctttatGTGATAAATATGTTTTGTTGTATAAAGGAGTACCATCAACATTTACATGAGGGACttccttttctttttcatgAGGGACTtccttttcattttcatgAGGGATTtccttttcattttcatgAGGGACCTCTTTTTCATTTACCTGTGAATTGAAAACTTTTCCtagtatttttttttgaatcAGATTCTTCAATTTTTGAGCAAGTTTTCTTTTATGGGTGCTTTTCATAAGTGCTTGAGAGTTGGTAAAATTTATGTAAGCACTAATAGATTTATGCTACAAATTgtgttataaaaaattaatgcatatatatatatatatatatatataatatttattttatttttttattaattacTTACTTGTGTAGGGTGAAATAAGAGGATATAAATAGTAAGGAACACTAAAACGATTAAATTAGACATCTTAAGTATATATGCATTTTTGTGCCTCATTGTGTTGCTAGTTTTTAAGATgtaaaaatttttttcttcttttgtgataaatatgtgtatatatattaatttatttattctttttattttttttttttttttttgtctaTTATAAGAAACGtttgtaataataacataaaaaaataatgtttATGTGAACCTATTTATTAcgaattatttatttccatataaacgtaatgaattatatatttaagaattcactatatatatatatatatatatatatatatatatatatatatatatatatatatgtgaagGTATAGTTTTGGCCattttatcaaataattatatatattttatattttatccatttaatatatataggtGAAAACAATTAAGGttaatttttgttataaATACTAAAGTATACTAAATGTTATGAATAgtcatattatatttcaGGTATGttatgtgtatataattatatgctatatgttttatatataatttattagTATTCTACTACTGTTAGAtt includes:
- a CDS encoding putative replication factor C subunit 1 translates to MSSTGKKLFSDDESDGGRKKKRLKKLSSSLFHDDDDDDFISNNKMEKSKSQKKSDAIYIDDNNNNNNNNNNYSNNNKSSNRKSLENKSSKTSNKFYDITSFFKPSSKKLEDNNTVKKSNGKEDEKRVVNNLNDYFNILQNDNKVTKEDAKSNNVSPKNEINKSNIKREREQYEISSESDTIKSKKSVLISPGKKQKTEHNNNNEDLQKFDYLPFHNQKFVITGVFKNFTRDELQSKIKEHGGSVMSAVSTKTNYLVHGEYLEDGRLFNEGRKYTKAFELQQQQKSNIKILNEEELLKLLPQTDQTQSNDNIHVSDTIKTESKNTYNIEKKDTYNNQKKDTHNAEKEIPNQLWVEKYRPKNINELVGNNQNVIKLQNWLASWEDVCIKGIKKQAQKTFRGIFENVNARCALLSGPAGIGKTTTAKIVSEASGYNVIEFNASDERNKAAVEKISEMATGGYSIMSLNNRKLTKTCIIMDEVDGMSSGDKGGSTAILKLIEKTKCPIICICNDRQNNKMRTLANKCYDLKFSMPQKNSVVKRLLEICKKEGIMMEPNALELLWESTCGDIRQMLNTLQLLSKTYTRIQFLDLKKELNNSNKNIQSLANPFEITLKLLNFNESSKLNIREIMDLFFVDYELIPYFISENYTNVFNDTDKSSASLNKWNVFSQIAHDLSLADKIKYNMKSNMDFALLPHFAILSCVCPVMRIKILKSFMSGRVNFPTAFGKISTFNKNKRLLNELCFNLSYKLNVCPKYMVTSGFLNYIYFKIMTPLHKSDVNEAIKIMEEYSITREMVTENLPCLRLPNQENLYDKLDTKLKSSFTRLYNSSHVIKVDPNSIKKGLKSTEKKTTFKLNEFESDEDMDELSESKEDKDDDVLIKTKIDRKGTLKTKPSTKVKPMKKAK
- a CDS encoding exported protein (PHISTc), yielding MISRNNYNCLIKKDELKYKKKSGFIFSTFFKIFFPLVLFALYNILIQINSKLNKQIDAYSSYKHNQKNSRQMSEHLRHHHISNISSRPLSSDLNDYSIEDEEVMNIFNNNMMNNNNLNDNSTNVNNVENRTIDELKNSFINNFGNKDELNKINEEEYDKLSDEEINDKLDKLDEYVSKKDMYIIWYNYSNNSRKKYYNMIDNVWARFESLCSFHNIPNKILFKLWNKAYNDLICTLHNKDYISMKKFYELFDKDECPRNDFIQFIDILGESWYNLINKMEKKWNKILQNNIIKGK
- a CDS encoding exported protein (PHISTc), coding for MRHKNAYILKMSNLIVLVFLTIYILLFHPTQHKSISAYINFTNSQALMKSTHKRKLAQKLKNLIQKKILGKVFNSQVNEKEVPHENEKEIPHENEKEVPHEKEKEVPHVNVDGTPLYNKTYLSHKEKKIDSQNRNRPINSIKNNDAKENKKNDYDIVGNTQNKYKKYNKKSNNINDKKKKYTVRLFLKNIDDEKIEYIQNLTDEKIDIMIQNIHENITKDELFFIWTNVRYNYIRKYVDVMNELWSYVKEESDKNNYSDIAFNKVWWKLYPELISEFREEDNNICNDFLNIFNTEICDPAIYINFINMTRKIWNEIISVMRYKWITIISYNFPPRINK